GCACGGAGCCCTGGATTGACGAAACCGGCCGCCGGCGGTACGGCTATGCAATCAAAGAAACGGCCGGAAATCAGAAATGGGAGCTGGGCAAAATCGCGTTTAACCCCGCCTATATCGATGAAAAGATGTTTCAGGGAGCCAACCCAGATCTCACCGGCATAGTGCCGGTGCCCCTGGGTCCCGGCGGACGCCGCGGCGCCGAAATTAATTCGCGAATGCAGGGCATCTTCGCCGGGATCAAGGACACGGTTATCCGGGATGCGGCCTGGGAATATTTGCGTTTCACCGACAGCAAGGAAGCGGTCGGCATCAGCACCCGCATCCTGGTGGAGCTCGGTATGGGGCGTTTCATCAACCCCCTCTACCTGAAGATGTTCGGCTACGAGGATCTTATCCGGATGGCGCCCAAGGGATGGGCGGAATGCTTCAAAATCGCAGTTGACACCGGCAAACCGGAGCCTTACGGCCGGAACTGCCAACTGGTCTATGACCAGATGACCCCGCCAATCACCAGGGCGGAAAACATGGCCATGGCCGGCACACTTGCAGAGAACAAGGAAGAACGATACGCGCAATTGCAAACTCTCCTGGACGAGTCAGTGCGGGAAGTAAACGAAAAAATGATCGGCATCGTGCCGCCGCAGGAAATGTTGAAACGGCGTATTGCCGCTTTCGTTATGCTGATAATGATAGTTTGCGCGTTCACCGTGCTTTTCCGCCGGATTTCCAAAGTCTTTGCCGGGCCGGTGGCGGCGGGCGATAAGCCGGCCGGCTGGGGATTCAGGAAATACCTCTGGGGTTACCTGCTCCTGATTCCGGCGCTGGGCGCCATTTTCTTCTGGCAGTATCTGCCGCTGGGAATGGGATCACTGCTGTCTTTTCAGGATTACCGGATCATGGAAGGGACCGGCGGTTCGCCGTGGATCGGCCTTGACAACTTCGGCGCCGTATTATGGGACAAGGCCTGGTGGCAAGCCGTCTGGAACTCGGCGCGCTATTGTTTCCTGGTGGTCAGCCTGACCTTCCTGCCGCCGGTTATTCTGGCCGTGTTGCTCCAGGAAATTCCGCGCGGAAAAATCCTGTTCCGCACGATATTCTATCTGCCGGCCGTTATCAGCGGCCTGGTGGTGATTTATCTCTGGCAATCCTTTTATGAGCCTTCCGAATACGGAGTGCTGAACGCGGTGGTGCTGGCTATCCCGGCGATCGGATATATTATTCTGGGCGCTATATTCTTCCTCATCCTGTTCTTTTTTGCGAAACGGCTCATGGTGCACAGCAAATATATAACCAGCCTGTCGTGCCTGCTGGCGGGCGCCGCCCTCTTCGCGTTTTTCTTCAATTTTGCGCGGCCAATCCTTTTCCAGGATGAGACGCCCTGGTATCTGGCCCTGTTCCACAAATCAACCGACCCCTACCGCTGGCTGCTGGACCCGAAAACGGCCATGTTCTGCTGTGTCCTTCCCATGGTCTGGGCCGGCATGGGGCCGGGCTGTCTTATTTACCTGGCGGCGCTGAAGGGCATCGCCGAGGATTTTTACGAGGCCGCGGACATTGACGGAGCATCCTTCATTGACAAAATTCTTTTCGTGGTCATACCGATTCTCAAACCGCTTCTGATCATACAGTTCATCGGAATTTTCATTCATTCCTGGCAAAGCGAGGCTTTCATTCTGGCCATGACCGGCGGCGCCAGCAATACCGAGGTGGCCGGTCTGCACATATTCTACAAGGCTTACATGTATCTTAAATTCGGGCCGGCGGCGGCCATGGCCTGGATGCTGGGATTCATGCTGATCGGCTTTACGGTGCACCAGCTCAGAATACTCTCGCGGCTTGAATTCAAGACAACGGGGAACAAGTAAAGGCAGAAGTAAGAATGCAGAAGGTGGAATTAAAGAAGAGAATATAAAATCTCCAGCCGCGGGCTGGTCCCCACCTATGGCGTAAAAATCCAAAATCGCAAATCTAAAATCGAAAATTCTGAACCATGCCCATTGTATCAAAAATAGGACGCAAGACATTCAAGACGAACCTGCTGTTCGCCGGCATGTACGCCTTCCTGATAGTCGGGGGGCTTTCCATGATTTATCCTTTCATGCTGATGCTGTCCGGCAGCACCAAGAGCGCGGTGGACATCAAATATTTTGACGCCATCCCGCGCTTCCTGCGCGATGACACATGGCTTTACCGGAAACATATTGAGGCCCTGTTCAATGAAAACCTGCTGGATGAAAACATGACTTACGACGAGGACACCAGCAGTTTTGAAGACCTGCAGTTCCCAGCCGACTTCAATCCGGAATGGACGGAGGAATGGGTGAAATTCCTAAACGAACATCCCCTGCCCGTCTACTCCTGGCACAGCGGACATATATACGCGCCCTATTCAAAAACAACCCCCTCCGGCCTGCGGCGTTTCAAGGCGGCGCTCCAGAAAAAATTCGG
The DNA window shown above is from Kiritimatiellia bacterium and carries:
- a CDS encoding extracellular solute-binding protein — its product is QQGFLYPLDKPEDHYFTSLTEEEKKFRINPKVWPVMNREGPDGKTHVWAMPKGGVVGKVILYRKDLLDACDIPYPKNDWTWEDMLEICRKVTNPAEGTYGIRLGTGRQESWYWITFLWSAGGEAVIFDKSKKEWRAVFNTPEAVTALDFYTRLCTEPWIDETGRRRYGYAIKETAGNQKWELGKIAFNPAYIDEKMFQGANPDLTGIVPVPLGPGGRRGAEINSRMQGIFAGIKDTVIRDAAWEYLRFTDSKEAVGISTRILVELGMGRFINPLYLKMFGYEDLIRMAPKGWAECFKIAVDTGKPEPYGRNCQLVYDQMTPPITRAENMAMAGTLAENKEERYAQLQTLLDESVREVNEKMIGIVPPQEMLKRRIAAFVMLIMIVCAFTVLFRRISKVFAGPVAAGDKPAGWGFRKYLWGYLLLIPALGAIFFWQYLPLGMGSLLSFQDYRIMEGTGGSPWIGLDNFGAVLWDKAWWQAVWNSARYCFLVVSLTFLPPVILAVLLQEIPRGKILFRTIFYLPAVISGLVVIYLWQSFYEPSEYGVLNAVVLAIPAIGYIILGAIFFLILFFFAKRLMVHSKYITSLSCLLAGAALFAFFFNFARPILFQDETPWYLALFHKSTDPYRWLLDPKTAMFCCVLPMVWAGMGPGCLIYLAALKGIAEDFYEAADIDGASFIDKILFVVIPILKPLLIIQFIGIFIHSWQSEAFILAMTGGASNTEVAGLHIFYKAYMYLKFGPAAAMAWMLGFMLIGFTVHQLRILSRLEFKTTGNK